The Flavobacterium psychrotrophum region GCGATTTTCTTGATCCTATGTGTGGTAGTGGTACCATACTTGCCGAAGCTGCCATGATAGCCTGTAACATACCTGCAAACATAAACCGTAAGGAGTTTGCCTTTGAAAAATGGAACGACTGGGACAATGACCTGTTTGATAAAATTACTGATTCGCTACTGGGTAAAGTCCGTGAATTTCATTACAGCATAAAAGGGTATGACAAAGCGCCATCGGCTGTTGAAAAAGCGAAAGACAATATGCGCAATGCTAACCTTGAAGAATATATAACCATAAGCCGCGAAAACTTTTTTGACACCAATAAAGAAACGCGTGGCCCACTCCACATGGTATTTAACCCGCCCTACGGCGAAAGGCTGGATATAGACCTGGAGCGTTTTTACCGTGAAATAGGCGATACCTTAAAACAGGGCTATGAAAACACAAATGCCTGGTTTATTACCGGTAATCTTGAAGCCCTTAAGTTTGTAGGCCTAAGGCCATCGCGCAAAATAAAACTGTTTAACGGTAAGCTTGAAGCACGCCTGGTAAAATACGAAATGTATGAAGGCAGCAAGAAAGCAAAATTTCAGGAACGTAACGAGGAGTAATTAGTATTCATGTAGAGACGCATTGCATGCGTCTCCCAATAGATTTCACATAAGATTTAGCCCGCTTTAACTGAGTGAAGCTAGCCCCTCTCCTTTGGAGAGGTTGGAGTGAGGCAAAAAAAAGCCCGGAAGATTACACTTTCCGGGCTTTATATTTTATTTCGTTTCAGTAGTCCTTGTCTTTTCTGCTTTATGATCTGATAACTTTCGAATAAAGGGACTATTTTGTAAATAGCGTAATTACATAATACATTATTGCAGCAATAACAGCCGATACCGGTATGGTAAGCACCCATGCCCATAACAGGCTTATCGTTACACCCCATCGTACAGCAGATACCCTTTTTGTTACCCCTACCCCGATAATAGAACCGGTAATGGTATGTGTGGTAGAAACCGGAATACCTAAATGCTCAGCAGTATATAATGTAATAGCACCGGCAGTTTCTGCAGCCACGCCCTCAAGAGATGTAACTTTGGTAATTTTAGTACCCATGGTTTTAACAATTTTCCAGCCACCGCTCATAGTACCCAGGCCTATCATCATAAAACTCGCAATAGGCACCCAGTACCAGTGGCTTACAAAGTATTTAAACGGGTCTTCAGCCGCCATATAATTAGCATCTATCTGGATATGAGTATGATAATAAATAACCGCTGCACCTATAATACCCATTACTTTTTGAGCATCGTTAGCACCATGCCCAAGGCTAAATAGTGCTGACGAAACCAACTGAAGTCGACGGAACCACTTGTCTGCCTTTGATGGCATTACGTTCCGGCAAATATTCATAATGAGTATCGTTATAAAATAAGCTACAATAAGTCCAATAACCGGCGCAAGAAATATAAAGGCGATGATTAACCATACTTTATTTTCTACAACACTAGATAAATCGCCGTCAACCTGTATGGCATGCGCTACCGCAGCACCTACAAACCCACCAATAAGCGTATGCGATGATGATGATGGTATACCCAGTTTCCAGGTAAGGAGATTCCAGGTTACGGCAGCAATAAGGCCCGCAAGTATTACCTCAAGGGTAATAAAATCAGGGTTAACACTTTTTGCAATAGTATTACCTATTTTAAACTCCCCTATCCAGTACCTTGAAATAAAGTAAGCCAGGAAGTTAAAAAAAGCAGCCCACAGTACCGCCTGAAAAGGCGTAAGTACTTTAGTTGCAACAATAGTCGCTATAGAGTTTGCTGCATCATGAAAACCATTGATGAAGTCAAAAATAAGCGCAAGCACAATAATAACTACAAGTAAAGTCATAAAACGGTGTAAAGAATTGTGTTATGAGTGCTTAACAGCAATCGTTTCAAGCACGTTTGCTACTCCCTTACATTTATCTGAAGCCGTTTCAAGGGCAGAAAGCACCTCTTTGTACTTGATAATGTTTTTCACATCCGTTTCATTTTCAAAAATATCGGCAACAGCCTTATCAAAAACGTTATCTGATTTGTTTTCAAGCTTATTTAGCTTTTTACAGATATCAGCAATGTTTTGAAGGTTCTTCATATCCTTAAGGTCTGCCACAGCCATTTGAATAAGCTGCGCACTCTCTAGGGTTATCTCAGTCATCTTACGGATACTCTTGGTAATTTTCTCTACCTGGTAAAGCCTCATACGGCTTGCAGCCCCATAAAGGTAATCAGCAACGTTATCCATAGCTGTAATAAGCGCGTGTACATCTTCGCGGTCAAACGGTGTAAGAAAGTTACGGCTAAGCTCCAGGTTCATTGTATGGGTAATATCTTCGATAATTGCTTCATACTCTTCCACTTTTTTGAAAAGCGCTTCGCGCTCTGCTTTTGGAAGATTAACGGCTTCGTGTAATGTTTGAGCCAGAAAAACAAGGTTTTGCGCAGCTTGTTCAAACAATGGGAAGAATTTTTTGTCTTTAGGAACCAGAAACTGGAAGATACTATTTATAGACATTTACGTGTTTTTTAATGCCGCAAATGTAGGATGCTTATGTTAAGAAATCATTAACTAATCATAAACATGAGGTTACTAATGTTAAGAGCCGATTTTAGTAAATTTTACAGACCTTTTAAAAATTTATTTTATTTCCAAAGAAATTCATATTTTAGCAACAACAAACACTCATTTTTTTAATAATACCCAAATTTATGGATATTAATTTCAATAAAAACGAAGATCACAACAGGCTGCTTCTTTCGGCATTAAAGCAAAAACTGGCGAAAGTTTATGTAGGCGGAGGCGAAAAACGCATCGAAAAACTTCATTCAGAAGGTAAACTTACAGCACGCGAACGTGTTGACTATTTACTTGACAAAGATAGCAAAAGTATAGAGATAGCCGCTTTTGCCGGAGACGGTATGTATGCCGAACATGGAGGCTGCCCCGGTGGCGGCGTAGTAGTGGTTATGGGATACGTTTCTGGCAAGCAATGCATTGTTGTGGCTAATGATGCTACGGTAAAGGCTGGTGCGTGGTTTCCTATTACAGGTAAGAAAAACCTACGTGCCCAGGAAATTGCCATGGAAAACCGCCTGCCTATTATTTACCTTGTAGACAGTGCCGGCGTATACCTACCCTTGCAGGATGAAATTTTTCCTGATAAAGAACACTTTGGGCGCATCTTCCGTAATAATGCCATAATGAGCAGTATGGGCATTACCCAGATTGCTGCCGTTATGGGTAGCTGTGTGGCAGGCGGTGCCTACCTTCCTATTATGAGCGATGAAGCGCTGATTGTTGACAAAACGGGAAGCATCTTTTTAGCAGGAAGTTATTTAGTTAAAGCCGCTATTGGCGAAAGCATCGATAACGAAACTCTGGGCGGAGCTACCACGCACTGCGAAATATCGGGTGTTACTGATTATAAAGCTAAGGACGACCGTGATGCTTTAGACCGCATTCGCAGTATTGTTAGTAAAATAGGAGATTACACACCTGCCGGATTTAATCGCATTGCTGCTGCAAAGCCAGCTCTTGACCCTAAAGAAATATATGGTATACTACCTAAACTGCGTAATGAGCAGTATGATATGATGGAAATCATCAAACGCTTGGTAGACAATTCTGAAATAGATGAATACAAAGCAGGCTACGGACAGACTATTATTACCGGCTATGCCCGCATACAGGGCTGGGCTGTGGGTATTGTTGCTAACCAGCGCAAGGTGGTTAAAAGTAAAAAAGGTGAAATGCAGTTTGGCGGTGTTATTTATTCTGACAGTGCTGATAAGGCCACACGCTTTATAGCCAACTGTAACCAAAAGAAAATCCCTTTGGTTTTCTTACAGGACGTAACCGGATTTATGGTGGGATCTAAATCAGAACACGGTGGTATTATTAAAGATGGCGCCAAAATGGTTAACGCCGTAAGTAATTCTGTCGTACCTAAATTCACGATCGTAATAGGAAACAGTTATGGCGCGGGCAACTATGCCATGTGCGGCAAGGCCTATGACCCCCGACTCATAGCTGCCTGGCCTAGTGCTGAACTGGCTGTTATGGGTGGCACTCAGGCTGCAAAAGTACTATTGCAAATAGAAGCCAGTTCGCTAAAAGCCCGTGGTGAGGAACTAACCCCTGAAAAAGAAGCCGAACTGTTCGATAAGATAAAAGCAAAATATGATGCTCAGGTATCTCCTTACTATGCCGCTGCCCGCCTTTGGACAGATGGCATCATCGACCCGCTTGATACCCGCACCTGGATAAGTATGGGTATTGAAGCGGCTAACCATGCCCCGATTGAGAAACAATTCAATTTAGGTGTGATACAGGTGTAATTTCATACACATTATAAAACTAAAGAGCCGCTTACTGATTACAGTAAAGCGGCTCTTTTATATTTTTTTGACTTTAGCCTCTCGACTAGCCTATCATTTTCCTTGCCTTTTCCAAATCTTCAGGTGTATCAATACCAATACCTACATGGCTCGTTTGCACCATTTTTATTTTTTTGCCGTACTCTAAATAACGTAGTTGCTCCAGTTTTTCAGAAGCTTCCAGCTTTTGCATCGGCAGGTTATAGAAATCCATCAGCGCATGCTTACGGAACGCGTAGATACCTATGTGCTTCATGTACTTTACTCCTGCCTCCTTATCCCGTGGGTACGGAATTACCGAGCGTGAAAAGTACAGCGCGAAATTCTTTTGGTCGGTAATTACCTTAACGTTGTTTGGATTTTCGATATCCTCCCAGTCGGTTATGTGCATCATTAGAGAAGCAAGATCTACCTCACGGGCTATGTCTCCTTTAAATACCTCCAGAACATCTGCAAGTGGCTCTTTATTGATAAAAGGTTCATCGCCCTGCACATTTACAACCACATCTACATCCATGTGCTCTACAGCTTCGGCAATACGGTCAGAGCCACTTTCGTGTTCCTTAACACTCATAATGGCCTTGCCACCGTTGGCTACAATTTCGTTGTAAATAATATCAGAATCAGTTACCACAAACACATCGTCAAAAAGGCCTGTGCCAAGGGCTGCCTGATAGGTTCTGGTTATTACGGTTTTTCCGCCAAGATCCTGCATTAGTTTTGCAGGGAAACGGGTACTTGCATATCGTGCGGGTATTACGGCTATTATTTTCATGGTTTTGTCATTTTCTCTGTAGAGACGCATTGCATGGCATGCGTCTCTTATTATAAAAACGCACAACTGCGTCCTAAATTTTATTTAATTACGGGAGACGCATGCAATGCGTCTCTACTCCTCAAAGCTATCATCCTTAAACCCTATCAGGTACAGCCTGTCTTTTGCCCGTGTAATGGCGGTATACAACCAGCGGATATAATCGCGGTCGATGCCCTCAGGCAAATACGGCTGTTCGATGAATACTGTGTTCCACTGCCCGCCCTGGCTTTTGTGGCAGGTAATAGCATAGCTGAACTTTACTTGCAACGCATTAAAATGCGGGTTCGCCTTTATCTTTAAAAAGCGTTTAAACTGGCTTGGTTCATCGGCAAAATCTAACAAGACTTCCTGATATAGCTTGTTACTTTCTTCGTATGTTAATGAGGGAGATTCGCTCGTGAGCGTATCTAACAACAATACGGTTTCAAGCGGTGGCTGGCTGGGATAATCCACCAGGCGGACTTTCACCTTGGCAAATTTAAATCCATACAACTCCTCAATCCTGAAAATTTCCAGCACCTCGATAATATCGCCATTAGCAATAAAGCCGGCTTCGCTTTTTTCGTCAAGCCAAAAATAGTTATTCTTTACCACCATTAAAAAATCTCCGGTAGAAAGTTCGTTCTCACGGTCAAGAATGCGAGTGCGTATCTGCTGGTTGTAAGCGTTGGCGCGCTTGTTAGAACGCACTATAAATGCGGTATCTTCTATACTGTAATTGCTATAGGCGCTGTGTATGGCATCCTGAATATCATAGCCGTCGGTAAGGCGCACAATGTCTTTAAAACCACGTACATTGAATTTAAACGTATCAAAAAAAGCAGTCTTCAATAGTTCGCGCAGTTCGGTGGCATTGTATAGTATCCCCGACTTTTCTTCCTGTCGCATCACTTCGTCCAACTCTATGTGCTGCACATCTTTAAAATAAGCTTGTGACAATTGCTTTTCGTCGAGTGCCGGGCTAAGGTCAGAGTTTACAGGCGGCAACTGTGCCGTATCGCCCACAAAAATCATTTTGCAGTTCTGCCCGCTGTATACATAACTCATAAGGTCGTCGAGCAGGGAGCTGCTTTCATACATCTTAGAGTCGGTAGGCGTGTCAGATATCATTGAAGCCTCGTCTACAATAAATACTGTGTCCTTAAACTTGTTTTGCTGTAATGTAAATGACATAGCGCCACCACTCCCCTTTTTAGGGAAATAAATGCGCTTGTGTATGGTGTGGGCAGGCTTTTCGCTATAGCCTGCAATTACCTTAGCGGCACGACCCGTGGGTGCCAGTAGTACATATTTTTTACCGGCATCTTTAAGATGATTAACCAGTGTAGCAATAATAGTAGTCTTGCCTGTACCGGCATACCCCTTAAGTACAAAAAGATTATCGCGGTTACCGCTGACTATAAAGTGGGCAATTTGCTGAAAGAAAATGTCCTGTTTTAGTGTGGGGCTAAACGGAAAGTTTTGCCTCAGTATCTTATAAAACAGTGCATCGTTCATTAATAAAGGGGTGTTATATTTTATAGCCCAAAGATAAGGGTAATATTTCAGGACAAATTTAATACAGAAGGCAAAATTTTAAATTAGCTATTGCACAAAGTTTAACAAAGAAGTCGCAAAGTTTCGCAAAGTTTTGATACCCAGGATTTGCTTTGCGTGTCTTTGTGCTTCCTTTGCGATACTTTGCGAAATCATAATCCATGTATAACCTTTGTGCAAGTTTGCTGAACAACATCCAAAAAAGAATGTAAATTTGCAACCAATCGTATTTACTAATGGACAACGGTATTACCACAAAAAATTACAAGAAACTCGTGTTGCAGGCTGCGGCATCGGGTGCGTCGTTTTGCGTGCTCGATACCCTCAACCACGAAGTAAAGCAACTGGAGCATTTCACCTTTATAAAAACGGCACCTATAGACGATGAACTATGGCGGCTGTTTATGAAGTTTCCTGAAATGCGCCTGCGGTATGATGAGATTACAGTACTGCATGACAACCCGTTTAACACGCCTGTACCTACAGCTTTGTTTGACGAAAACTATGCCGGTAGTTACCTGCAATACAACACCCGGGTGTTTGAGGCTGACGTATATGCGTGGGATGCCCTGGGCAGTTATGACATTACTAATGTGCACGTGCCGCTCATGAACATCAATAATTACCTGGTGGACCGACTGGGTGCTTTTGAGTATAAAAATTCGAACAGCATCTTGATGGAAAAGCTGCTTGATGCATCTGCAAATGCTTTCGAAAAGCAGGTATTTGTGCACATTCAGCCCACACATTTTGAAATTATAGTTACCCACGGGCAAAAGCTGTTGCTGTTTAACTCATTTGAATATGCAGCACCCGAAGACTTTTTATATTACCTGCTCTTTACCATGGAGCAGCTTTCGTTAAACCCTGAAACGGCAAGCGTTTGGCTTTTGGGCAGCATTGATACCGAAAGTCCGCTATATGCTTTGGCCTATACCTATATACGCAACATTGCGTTATACGATACAACTAAGCTTGCAGAGAAATGGCAGATACCCCTGGGCAGGCTTCACAAAACTTTATCTTACTGAACGCATGAGGATCATTTCCGGAAAATATAAGGGGCACCGCATAAGCGCACCCAAAAACCTGCCTGTTCGCCCTACAACGGATATGAGCAAGGAGTCGATGTTTAACATACTGGGCAACCGTTTTGACTTTGAAGGCCTTAAGGTGCTCGACCTCTTTAGCGGTACAGGTAACCTGAGCTATGAGTTTGCCAGCCGTGGCGCTTCGGCTATTACGGCGGTAGATGGCGATTTTGGCTGTGTAAAGTTTATTAAGCAAACGGCAGCGGGCTTTGGGTTTAATATCTCGGCTGTTAAGAATGATGTGTATAAATTCCTGAAAGGGCATAAAGCGGTGTACGATATTATTGTTGCCGACCCTCCCTATAACTTTACACAACAGCAGTTTGAAGACGTGGTTAGCCTGGTGTTTGAAGCCGAATTGCTAAACGAAGATGGCATGATGATAATTGAACACAGCAAGCACACAAAACTGGACCACCTGATGAACTTTTCGTTCGAAAAGAAGTACGGCGGCAGCATTTTTACCTTCTATGAGTTTGATAAGGATGAAAGTGAGGAAGATCTTACTATAGATACTGATACAGAAGAGGATGAAATATAGGAATACGGCTTTAGGGCCGTATTTTTTTTGTGGGAGATTTTTGTTAGATTTGGAAAACCAATTAATCAAAGATGGAATTAGTAAGTCAAATTATAAATGACCTTATAGATGATAGTAAATCATTAAACTCTGCTCTTTTAAAAACAAAAGTTTTAGCTAATAGGATACAAAGTATTGAGTTATTGAATTGGGCAAGTAAGGAGTTAACAGGCTATAGTGACAATAGAGATTTACCTCAATACAGAAAAGCAAAACATGCATATTTGAAAGGGGATTATATTCAGGGAAACAATCTTTTTAAAAATGCCGATATTCCAACCGATGGATTAGAGAATGACTTAGAAAAAAAATTATTACTTCATGATTTTTCCGACAGTATAAAATCTTTAGAAAGTTTGATTTCTAAAAATAACCCAAAAATAGGTTTCCCTTTAAATCCAACAATTGTTGCTTTTTTAGAGTCAAATATACAGAATAACGGAAATCCTTATTTTCAACTTCTTAATGTGAATAAAATAGCTTCGACTACTATAATAGTTGAAATCTTATCTAACGTGCGAGATAAACTCTTAGATTTCATGCTTGAAATTGACAAGCAGTTTGATAATATAACCGAGATAAGAGATTTAAAAATGAAAAGCGAGGAAATAAAATCTATTGTGAATAATACGATTATTCAAGGTGATGGAAATGTGCTTAATACTGGAGAAAAAGCTAATATTAAAAATATCAACAAAATTAATAAATCAAACAAAACTGATTTGATAAGTGCATTGAAGGATAATGGAGTAAGCGATGGAGATATTTCCGAATTAGTTGAAATTATTGACCAAGAAGAACCTATTTCAGAAACGTCAATGGGACCTGTCGTTAATAAATGGATTGGAAAAATGCTTAATAAGGCTATTGATGGAAGTTGGAATATAGGTATTGGAGCAGCTGGTGGAGTTTTAGTTGAAATTATAAAGCAGTATTATGGTATGTAAATAACAGATTGCTTCGTCGTTCCTCCTCGCAAAGACGGTCCGTGAAGAAAGCATTCCTAATAATGCCTGTCATTGCAAGCGCAGCGCAGTTTGGTAATTTACAAGGTTCTGAAAACCTTGCAGGTTGTCGGCTACTATTCCTGTAAGGTCTCAAAGACCTTGTAGGTATAAATAATTTAACTTACAACACTTATGAACACCTGACAGGTTTTTAAAAAACCTGTCAGGTATAAAAACACAGAACCCCGCTCTCACGAGTGGGGTTCTTTATATTGGTACGGTTTGTCATGCTGACGATAGGAAACATCTCAACTTAATTAGAGATTCTTCACTTCGTTCCTCCGTTCAGAATGACAACACGTGAAGAAAGCATCGCAGTCAAGCTTACGCCTTTTGCCTTATCCCTAATGCCTTAAGACTTACAAACTATCTAATAAGCTTCCTGTACTTAACACGCTTAGGCGTTAAATCGCCACCAAGGCGTTTTCTACGGTTCTCCTCATATTCAGAGAAGCTACCTTCAAAGAAGTAAATTTCCGAGTTGTTTTCAAACGCCAGTATGTGCGTACACACCCTGTCCAGGAACCAGCGGTCGTGGCTAATAACCACGGCGCAGCCTGCAAAGTTTTCCAAGCCCTCTTCAAGTGCACGAAGCGTGTTGATATCAAGGTCGTTGGTAGGCTCATCCAGCAGGAGTACGTTACCCTCTTCCTTAAGCGTCATGGCAAGGTGCAGCCTGTTGCGCTCACCACCTGATAGTGTGTTTACTTTTTTGTTCTGGTCGCTACCACCAAAGTTAAAGCGGCTCAGGTAAGCACGGCTGTTAACCTGCCTGCCACCCATCATAATAAGTTCCTGCCCATCGGCGAAGTTCTCCCATATCGACTTATCAGGGTCAATGTTAGAGTGACTCTGGTCTACATAAGCAATCTTCACGGTTTCACCCACAACAAATTCGCCGTTATCCGGTTCCTGCTCACCCATTATCATACGGAAAATGGTAGTTTTACCCGCACCGTTTGGCCCAATGATACCTACAATACCCGCCTGTGGCAGCGTAAAGTTAAGGTTGTCATACAATAGCCTGTCGCCAAAACCTTTAGCAACGCCCTTGGCTTCGATAACATTTGTACCCAGCCTAGGTCCGTTCGGGATATATATTTCCAGTTTCTCGTCCAGTTCTTTCTGGTCTTCGTTCAGTAGTCGGTCATAGTTTTGCAGACGCGCTTTTTGCTTAGTCTGGCGGCCTTTTGCTCCCTGACGCACCCAGTCAAGCTCGCGCTCTAACGTTTTGCGGCGTTTAGATGCTGTTTTCTCTTCCTGCTCCAGACGTTTTGCCTTTTGGTCAAGCCAGGAAGAGTAGTTACCCTTCCATGGAATACCTTCGCCACGGTCAAGCTCAAGAATCCAGCCCGCTACGTTATCAAGGAAATAACGGTCGTGTGTTACGGCGATAACCGTACCTGCATATTGCGATAAGTGTTGCTCCAGCCACAGTACACTTTCGGCGTCAAGGTGGTTGGTAGGCTCATCCAATAATAATACATCAGGTTGTTGAAGCAGCAGGCGGCATAGCGCCACACGTCTTTTCTCACCACCCGAAAGTACTTTTATAGGGGTATCAGGCTCTGGTGTACGCAGGGCATCCATAGCTATTTCTAGTTTGGTATCCAGTTCCCACGCGCCACTGGCATCGATCTTATCCTGTAATAGTGCCTGACGCTCCATTAGCTTGTCCATCTTATCGGCATCTTCGTATACCTCAGGGTCGCCAAAGCTATCGTTTATTTTGTTGAACTCTTCAAGTAATGCAACCGTTTCGGCTACGCCCTCGCGTACTACCTCAATAACGGTTTTGTTTTCGTCAAGCAGTGGCTCCTGCTCCAGGTAACCTACTGTATAGCCGGGAGAAAATACCACATCGCCCTGGTAGCTCTTGTCTACCCCTGCAATAATTTTTAATAGTGATGATTTACCCGAACCATTAAGACCCAGGATACCTATTTTTGCCCCGTAAAAAAAGCTAAGGTATATATCCTTAAGCACGGGTTTTTGTGCCCCTGATACGTCTTAGAGACGCGGGACATTGAAAATATTACTTTCTTATCGTCGCTCATGTTATGTTTTTGGTTTATTGTTTTTGGTTTATTGTTCTCACTCAGTTGCTTAAACTTCAACCCATTTAAATCTGTCTAATATTTGCTCAGTCTTTCTTAAACTTAATACCTTTTATTTCTGTATTTCTAAGATAATTTATAAAAGACCCTAACTTATTCTTCTCAAGTTCAGCCATGTTATTAAGCTTAACATGCTGTTCTTCTGTAATTAACTTTTTATCAAATGCACGGTAGGATTGAGATTTCACTTCTCCACAGGAACCTTTAGCAATGCTAAGGAATTGAATAAACTCTCTCGTACCATTTCTTTCAAAGCCTTCTGCAATGTTATCCATTATGCTTCCAGAACTTCGAACTATTTGGTCTTTTAGAGAATAATTAGTTTTTAAGGATGTCGTTTCTATAAGGAATGTAATATATTGGCAAATTTCTCTGGCTAAAATCCAGACTTGTAATTCTTCAAATCGTTCAATTTTTGCCATTCCACCTAACTATAAACCACAAACCCTAAACAACAAACAATTTTTAAACCCTTCCTTTAAGCGCGTTAAATACCCATGCTATTGCAAAAAAGCCGATACCCACAGTACCGAAGCCCCATCCGGCTACCTCTTCATATTTAAATGCACCCATGCCTACCAGTATTGCTCCCATAATAACCATAAGCAATGTGGCCCAGCCAAGTACTGTATTCTTATTCATCATCTTCTCGTTTCGTGTTTAAAAAGCAAATATCGGTAAAGTTTGTTTATTTTAAAAACGTTGTCCTATCAGGATTGTACCAGATAAATACCGTCTTCTTTAATTTCGATAAGTCTTTGCTTATATAATGTACCAATTGCTTTTTTAAACGATTTCTTACTCATCTTCAGTACCGTCTTTATATCTTCGGGGTGGCTGTCATCTGTAAG contains the following coding sequences:
- a CDS encoding four helix bundle protein; translation: MAKIERFEELQVWILAREICQYITFLIETTSLKTNYSLKDQIVRSSGSIMDNIAEGFERNGTREFIQFLSIAKGSCGEVKSQSYRAFDKKLITEEQHVKLNNMAELEKNKLGSFINYLRNTEIKGIKFKKD
- a CDS encoding CAL67264 family membrane protein codes for the protein MNKNTVLGWATLLMVIMGAILVGMGAFKYEEVAGWGFGTVGIGFFAIAWVFNALKGRV